The following coding sequences lie in one uncultured Flavobacterium sp. genomic window:
- a CDS encoding iron-sulfur cluster assembly accessory protein produces the protein MIKVSDTAKKKIIDLMKDDGFDAASDYVRVGVKSGGCSGLSYDLKFDKTKGEDDKIFVDNDITIAVEKKSFLYLAGTILEFSGGLNGKGFVFNNPNASRTCGCGESFSL, from the coding sequence ATGATAAAAGTTTCTGATACAGCCAAAAAGAAAATCATCGATTTGATGAAAGATGATGGTTTTGATGCCGCTAGCGACTATGTACGTGTAGGAGTAAAAAGTGGTGGATGCTCTGGTTTGTCATATGATTTAAAATTTGACAAAACCAAAGGCGAAGACGATAAAATTTTTGTAGACAATGATATAACAATTGCAGTTGAAAAAAAATCATTTCTATATTTAGCCGGAACAATACTTGAGTTCTCAGGCGGATTAAACGGAAAAGGTTTTGTATTTAATAATCCTAATGCAAGCAGAACTTGTGGTTGTGGAGAATCATTCTCTCTTTAG
- a CDS encoding MBL fold metallo-hydrolase, producing MKLYPIESGNFKLDGGAMFGVVPKTIWNKTNPADANNLIDIAARCLLIEDQNRLILIDTGMGDKQSEKFFGYYSLWGSHSIDKSLAKYGFHRDDITDVFMTHLHFDHCGGSVQWNSDKTGYEPAFKNAKYWSNESHWEWATKPNPREKASFLSENILPMQESGQLNFIKYPESDFGFSEELNFGIYYVDGHTEKQMIPHIKYQDKTIVFCADLLATAGHIPLPYVMGYDTRPLLTMPEKAKFLNAAADHNYYLFLEHDAHNQIITVEHTEKGVRLKEVFTCEDIL from the coding sequence ATGAAACTTTACCCTATAGAATCCGGAAATTTTAAATTAGACGGAGGCGCAATGTTTGGCGTTGTGCCAAAAACAATCTGGAATAAAACTAATCCTGCCGACGCTAATAATTTAATTGATATTGCGGCACGTTGTCTGCTTATTGAAGATCAGAATCGCTTGATTTTGATAGATACCGGAATGGGAGATAAACAATCTGAAAAGTTTTTTGGCTATTATTCGCTTTGGGGCTCGCACTCTATCGATAAGTCATTGGCAAAATATGGTTTTCACCGAGATGATATTACAGATGTTTTTATGACACACCTGCATTTTGACCATTGTGGAGGAAGCGTGCAGTGGAATTCTGATAAAACGGGCTACGAACCAGCTTTTAAAAATGCTAAATACTGGAGTAATGAAAGCCATTGGGAATGGGCAACAAAACCAAATCCTCGCGAGAAAGCTTCTTTTTTGTCTGAGAACATTCTGCCAATGCAGGAAAGCGGACAATTGAATTTTATAAAATATCCGGAAAGTGATTTTGGTTTTTCTGAAGAATTGAATTTTGGAATTTACTATGTTGATGGTCATACCGAAAAACAAATGATTCCGCATATTAAATATCAGGATAAAACCATTGTTTTTTGTGCCGATTTATTGGCGACAGCCGGGCATATTCCGTTACCGTATGTTATGGGTTACGACACAAGACCTTTATTGACAATGCCGGAAAAAGCAAAATTTTTGAATGCAGCCGCAGATCATAATTATTATTTGTTTCTTGAACACGATGCACACAATCAAATTATAACGGTCGAACATACTGAAAAAGGTGTTCGATTGAAAGAAGTTTTTACTTGTGAAGATATTCTTTAA